The Flavobacterium praedii genome window below encodes:
- a CDS encoding YbjQ family protein, which yields MANPKDILVITTSSAEGLKIKKHLKPVSAHIVTGTNLFSDFLGGLTDVFGGRSSSYQKQLSSLYNEAIERIKYNAHEIGGNCVIGLNIDMDEISGKGKSMFMLTAIGTAVIIEKDERLNSLSNTNEKFENVGVERINNLRQRKSIIEKAEKRELYYDDETWSFITSNQVQEVFPALLRRHSSVIEDFESMQDAYNIFNKNFISYIDALEESKKVNLLYDKIETETNHQVALYLSKVIKELNLFDYEKNMSLLKNSDFKKQKIGLRIATYDKSFYDKEDIENLNQTKTFISETFKERGEMSTKKQLLSSKEKEVWNCECGNKSVEIGEYCGSCKNDIFGFKESEMKPTEIVKYIDQKIELINEYIK from the coding sequence ATGGCAAATCCTAAAGATATTTTAGTAATAACAACTTCTTCCGCTGAAGGATTGAAAATAAAAAAACATTTAAAACCAGTTTCTGCTCATATTGTAACAGGAACCAATTTATTTAGTGATTTTTTAGGAGGATTAACAGATGTATTTGGAGGGCGTTCAAGTTCATATCAAAAACAGTTGTCCTCTCTCTATAATGAAGCAATTGAGAGAATAAAATACAACGCGCACGAAATTGGCGGAAATTGTGTTATAGGTTTGAATATTGATATGGATGAAATTTCAGGAAAGGGAAAATCAATGTTTATGTTAACAGCTATAGGAACAGCGGTAATTATTGAAAAAGATGAAAGATTAAATTCATTATCAAACACAAATGAAAAGTTTGAAAATGTTGGCGTTGAAAGAATAAACAATTTAAGACAAAGAAAAAGTATTATTGAAAAAGCTGAAAAGCGAGAATTATATTATGATGATGAAACTTGGAGCTTTATAACATCAAATCAAGTTCAAGAAGTTTTCCCAGCCTTATTAAGAAGACATTCAAGCGTAATTGAAGACTTTGAATCAATGCAAGATGCTTATAATATATTCAATAAAAATTTTATAAGTTATATTGATGCTTTAGAAGAAAGCAAAAAAGTAAATTTACTTTACGACAAAATTGAAACCGAAACTAATCATCAAGTTGCTTTGTATTTATCTAAAGTAATCAAAGAATTAAACTTATTTGATTATGAAAAAAATATGAGTTTACTTAAAAATTCAGATTTCAAAAAACAAAAAATTGGTTTAAGAATAGCAACTTATGACAAATCATTTTATGACAAAGAAGATATTGAAAACTTAAATCAGACCAAAACTTTTATTTCTGAAACTTTTAAAGAAAGAGGCGAAATGTCTACAAAAAAGCAACTTTTATCATCGAAAGAAAAAGAAGTTTGGAATTGTGAATGTGGAAATAAATCTGTTGAAATTGGAGAATATTGCGGAAGTTGTAAAAATGATATTTTTGGATTCAAAGAATCTGAAATGAAACCAACCGAAATTGTGAAATACATTGACCAAAAAATTGAACTAATAAACGAGTATATAAAATAA
- a CDS encoding protein NO VEIN domain-containing protein: MHNKLLLEVKGLSGKKLAIELSPNEFYQSQVEEKYRICIVTNALTSPTFNIFRFEVETNKWTSENGHTLLLEKVIGARLKLD, from the coding sequence TTGCATAATAAATTATTATTAGAAGTCAAAGGTTTATCTGGAAAAAAATTAGCAATTGAATTAAGTCCAAATGAATTTTATCAATCTCAAGTTGAAGAAAAATATAGAATTTGTATTGTTACAAATGCTTTAACTTCTCCAACGTTTAATATCTTTAGATTCGAAGTCGAAACAAATAAGTGGACAAGTGAAAACGGTCATACATTGTTGTTAGAAAAAGTAATTGGTGCGAGACTGAAACTTGACTAA
- a CDS encoding Crp/Fnr family transcriptional regulator, translated as MSEFTKYVNKVSQLSKEAEEDLLPRLKSKSFRKGQVINTEGQICKNLFFIDKGLVKHYYHHKDRVFILRFFLETNFFTVLDSFTNQTPSQFITIALEDTETSTIDYADFDELCRKHHSFETFSRKLFTMAAVVNLKRIKEMFDADATELYKEFINENHHLLQRISLGETASYLGISQVTLSRIRSKK; from the coding sequence ATGTCAGAATTTACAAAATATGTGAACAAAGTTTCTCAGCTTTCAAAAGAAGCCGAAGAAGACCTTTTGCCCAGACTGAAATCAAAGTCTTTTAGAAAAGGACAAGTCATAAACACAGAAGGACAAATTTGTAAAAATCTATTCTTTATTGACAAAGGTTTGGTAAAGCATTACTATCATCATAAAGACAGAGTTTTTATTCTACGGTTTTTTTTAGAGACTAATTTCTTTACGGTTCTAGACAGTTTTACTAATCAAACACCATCGCAATTCATTACAATTGCTTTGGAGGACACTGAAACCAGCACTATTGATTATGCTGATTTTGACGAATTGTGTAGAAAACATCATTCATTTGAAACCTTTTCGAGAAAACTATTTACAATGGCAGCCGTTGTAAATTTAAAGCGTATTAAAGAAATGTTTGACGCAGATGCAACAGAACTTTATAAAGAGTTTATAAATGAAAACCATCATTTATTGCAGAGGATAAGTTTGGGAGAGACCGCAAGTTATTTAGGGATTTCACAAGTAACTTTAAGCAGAATAAGATCTAAGAAATGA
- the trhA gene encoding PAQR family membrane homeostasis protein TrhA, producing MEVRIQTRNEELANGISHILGVFFCLFAMPFLIVIAYRNHNLVTVLSVFAFGIGMLLVYSFSSLYHLTQKEKTKQLLKIADHISIYYLIAGTYSPLMVIYLNRENALLFLGIMWSIVLLGTFFKVFYVDRFKFVSVLLYLLMGWMIVFVIKPLWGVIPMSVFLWILAGGLSYTLGVYFYVKGHKNYFHVIWHLFVLLGTVFHYVAILESL from the coding sequence ATGGAAGTAAGAATACAAACCCGCAACGAAGAACTAGCCAATGGAATCTCGCATATTCTAGGCGTGTTTTTTTGTTTATTTGCTATGCCATTTTTAATTGTAATAGCATACAGGAATCATAATTTAGTAACGGTTTTGTCTGTTTTTGCTTTTGGAATAGGAATGTTGTTGGTGTATTCCTTTTCGTCTTTGTATCACTTGACTCAAAAAGAGAAAACGAAACAGTTGCTTAAAATTGCAGATCATATCAGTATTTACTATCTAATTGCTGGAACTTATTCGCCTTTGATGGTTATTTATTTGAATAGAGAAAATGCTCTGCTTTTTTTAGGAATAATGTGGTCTATTGTATTGTTGGGGACTTTTTTTAAGGTTTTTTATGTTGACCGATTTAAGTTTGTTTCTGTTTTATTGTATTTGTTGATGGGTTGGATGATTGTTTTTGTCATAAAACCATTGTGGGGAGTGATTCCTATGTCTGTGTTTTTATGGATTCTCGCTGGTGGTCTAAGTTATACCCTTGGTGTTTATTTTTACGTAAAAGGGCATAAAAATTATTTTCACGTCATTTGGCATTTATTCGTGCTTTTAGGTACAGTATTTCATTATGTGGCTATTCTTGAAAGCTTATGA
- a CDS encoding Uma2 family endonuclease: protein MGTVITNIGSLDLKRRYTYADYLLWEFKERVELIKGKVFKMSPAPSTSHQNILMNLTRALDKVFYKTDCKMFFAPFDVRLVDFKKSTDDNQVITVVQPDLCVICDKSKVDEKGCLGSPDLMIEVLSPGNSKKEIDIKFDLYEENGVKEYWIVNPVSKSVAIYVLQGDKYIGLKPLIEGSKLESPTFPNLKFPVKKVFEVL, encoded by the coding sequence ATGGGAACTGTTATTACTAATATCGGAAGTCTTGATTTAAAAAGGAGGTACACTTATGCCGATTATTTACTTTGGGAATTTAAAGAAAGAGTTGAGCTTATAAAAGGAAAAGTTTTCAAAATGAGCCCAGCTCCAAGTACTTCGCATCAAAATATTTTGATGAATTTGACTAGAGCCTTAGATAAAGTTTTCTACAAAACTGATTGTAAAATGTTTTTTGCGCCTTTTGATGTTCGTCTTGTGGATTTTAAAAAGAGTACTGACGATAATCAAGTAATTACTGTAGTTCAACCGGATTTATGTGTTATTTGCGACAAATCAAAAGTAGATGAAAAGGGATGTTTAGGCTCTCCGGATTTAATGATTGAGGTTTTGTCTCCTGGGAATTCTAAAAAGGAAATAGATATAAAATTTGACTTGTATGAAGAAAATGGAGTTAAGGAATATTGGATTGTAAATCCAGTTTCTAAAAGCGTAGCTATTTATGTCTTGCAAGGTGATAAATACATTGGTTTAAAACCACTTATTGAGGGAAGTAAATTAGAAAGCCCTACTTTTCCTAATTTGAAATTTCCAGTAAAAAAAGTGTTTGAAGTTTTATAA
- a CDS encoding C40 family peptidase: MKYFRVIVLTFFLTSISVFSQDNSLKHTIIKGETISSIAKKYNVSIAAIYKLNPKAKKTLHLNQVLLIPNSESSKNNELTSKVSDKSTEINHEVLPKETLYGITKQFKTTPELLYKANPKLETEGLKIGQTIVIPSTLSKKEIESLSNIKSESATQSSIDINVPLVHQVKPKESLYVIARAYGVSLKELQKANPKIGKKGISIGQEIMIPSNGKVIENVVVTNENNLETKEATSIENKEIVPAIAESANKGKEINIDSAIQTSEIVHEVLPKETKYGIAKKYGISVAVLENQNPDIKSKLLVGSKLSIQVPNDTLLAPSKEEITIKNDTTSSSVASTITIANEDLINQLIESASDKIGTRYRSGGTTTAGFDCSGFMCSTFGGFDIKLPRSSIEQSSFGEKIETEKVQKGDLIFFKTNGRRHINHVGMVIEVADDEIKFIHSSTHAGVIISSTKEPYYHRNFAQVNRVLK; encoded by the coding sequence ATGAAGTATTTTAGAGTAATTGTTTTAACATTTTTTTTAACCAGTATTAGTGTTTTTTCTCAAGATAATAGTTTAAAACACACCATAATAAAAGGAGAAACCATTTCGAGTATTGCAAAGAAATACAATGTTTCAATTGCTGCTATTTACAAATTAAATCCTAAAGCTAAAAAAACCTTACATCTCAATCAGGTTTTATTGATTCCAAATTCTGAATCTTCAAAAAACAATGAACTTACGAGTAAAGTTTCAGATAAATCTACTGAAATAAATCACGAAGTTTTGCCAAAAGAAACATTGTACGGAATTACAAAACAATTCAAAACAACTCCAGAATTGCTTTATAAAGCCAATCCAAAGTTGGAAACAGAAGGCTTGAAAATTGGTCAGACGATTGTTATTCCGTCAACTTTGTCCAAAAAAGAAATAGAAAGTTTGTCTAATATAAAGTCTGAAAGCGCCACGCAAAGTTCCATTGATATTAATGTACCTTTAGTGCATCAGGTCAAACCAAAAGAATCTTTGTATGTAATTGCAAGAGCATATGGTGTTTCATTAAAAGAATTGCAAAAAGCCAATCCTAAAATTGGAAAGAAAGGCATAAGTATTGGACAAGAAATAATGATTCCAAGTAATGGGAAAGTTATAGAAAATGTGGTTGTTACTAATGAAAATAATCTGGAAACAAAAGAAGCAACTAGTATTGAAAATAAAGAAATTGTTCCTGCCATTGCTGAAAGCGCAAATAAAGGAAAAGAGATTAATATAGATTCTGCAATTCAGACTTCTGAAATAGTTCATGAGGTTTTACCTAAAGAAACCAAATACGGAATTGCTAAGAAATACGGTATATCAGTAGCTGTATTGGAAAATCAAAATCCCGATATAAAATCAAAATTATTGGTTGGATCAAAGTTAAGTATTCAAGTTCCAAATGATACTTTACTTGCACCAAGTAAAGAAGAAATAACAATAAAAAATGATACAACCTCTTCCAGTGTTGCTTCAACGATTACTATAGCAAATGAAGATTTGATTAATCAATTGATAGAATCCGCATCAGATAAAATAGGAACAAGATATAGAAGTGGAGGTACCACAACTGCCGGTTTTGATTGTTCAGGATTTATGTGTTCTACATTTGGAGGTTTTGATATTAAATTACCCAGATCGTCTATTGAGCAATCGAGTTTTGGTGAAAAAATAGAAACGGAGAAGGTTCAAAAAGGAGATTTGATTTTCTTTAAAACCAATGGAAGAAGACATATTAACCATGTAGGAATGGTAATAGAAGTTGCTGATGATGAAATAAAATTCATTCACTCTTCTACACATGCTGGAGTGATTATTTCATCAACAAAAGAACCTTATTACCACCGAAATTTTGCGCAGGTGAATCGGGTTTTAAAGTAA
- a CDS encoding glyceraldehyde-3-phosphate dehydrogenase, with protein sequence MNNMDLYEKEVSFQAERRRSGVELIKTISDLWYDKSIELVLFRNQLIDRNVSEIINLHEYAGKFVGKPISVSDSVEIANVILSLDLPPSKLDIGKLTYEYRLEDEKYPDARHFVLDKLKEAKFSEEIQPKDVVLYGFGRIGRLLARELMSKMGKGEQMRLRAIVTRDKNDATSLEKRASLLRYDSIHGDFQGSVIADAKNNALIINGTTVHIITANTPEEIDYTKYGIDNALVIDNTGAFTTKEALSRHLISKGVDKVLLTAPGKGVPNIVHGVNQNDYNPDEIDIFSAASCTTNAITPILKAIEDTLGVVKGHLETIHAYTNDQNLVDNMHNKYRRGRAAALNMVITETGAGTAVAKALPSLEGKLTSNAIRVPVPNGSLVVLNLEVKKQTSIDDINAIMKKYALEGELVEQIKYSLNNELVSSDIVGTSAPSIYDSNATIVSKDGKNIVLYIWYDNEYGYSHQVIRLAKYIAKVRRFTYY encoded by the coding sequence ATGAATAACATGGATTTATACGAAAAAGAGGTTTCGTTTCAAGCCGAAAGAAGACGTTCAGGAGTAGAGTTAATCAAAACAATTAGTGATTTATGGTATGATAAATCAATCGAATTGGTTTTGTTTCGCAACCAATTAATTGATCGAAACGTAAGCGAAATCATCAACTTACATGAATATGCAGGTAAATTTGTAGGCAAACCCATTTCAGTTTCGGATTCAGTAGAAATAGCCAATGTTATTCTTTCATTAGACTTACCTCCTTCAAAATTAGACATCGGTAAACTTACCTATGAATACCGTTTAGAAGACGAAAAATATCCAGATGCCAGACATTTTGTCTTAGACAAATTGAAAGAAGCTAAATTTTCAGAAGAAATACAACCCAAAGATGTAGTATTATATGGCTTTGGTCGTATCGGACGTTTATTAGCTAGAGAATTAATGTCAAAAATGGGCAAAGGGGAACAAATGCGTTTAAGAGCCATCGTTACAAGAGACAAGAATGACGCTACTAGTTTAGAGAAAAGAGCTTCTTTGTTACGATACGATTCCATTCACGGAGATTTTCAAGGATCTGTTATTGCAGATGCAAAAAACAATGCTCTAATTATAAATGGAACAACCGTTCATATCATTACAGCCAACACTCCCGAAGAAATTGACTATACCAAATACGGAATTGACAATGCACTAGTGATCGACAACACAGGCGCTTTCACTACCAAAGAAGCTTTGAGTCGCCATTTAATCTCAAAAGGTGTAGACAAAGTTTTACTAACCGCACCTGGTAAAGGCGTACCAAATATTGTTCATGGAGTCAATCAGAATGACTATAATCCAGACGAAATCGACATTTTCTCCGCCGCATCTTGTACTACCAATGCCATTACTCCAATCCTAAAAGCGATTGAAGATACTTTGGGAGTAGTAAAAGGTCACTTAGAAACGATTCATGCCTACACAAACGATCAAAATTTGGTCGATAACATGCACAATAAATACCGCCGTGGTAGAGCCGCTGCACTCAACATGGTTATTACAGAGACTGGTGCGGGTACTGCAGTTGCCAAAGCATTACCATCATTAGAAGGAAAATTAACTTCAAATGCCATCCGTGTTCCAGTACCAAATGGCTCATTAGTAGTATTGAATCTTGAAGTAAAAAAACAAACTTCGATTGATGATATTAATGCTATTATGAAAAAATATGCCCTTGAAGGTGAACTTGTAGAACAAATCAAATACTCTTTGAATAACGAATTGGTTTCCTCTGACATCGTAGGAACTTCGGCACCATCGATTTACGACAGCAATGCCACCATCGTTTCAAAAGACGGGAAAAACATAGTCCTTTATATATGGTATGATAACGAATACGGCTACAGTCATCAAGTTATTCGCTTAGCCAAATACATTGCCAAAGTAAGACGTTTTACGTATTACTAG
- a CDS encoding Lrp/AsnC family transcriptional regulator, which translates to MILDETDRKILRLLQEDAHLTLKDISNRINLSLTPVHDRVKRLEKEGIIERYVSILNKKKLGKNLTVYCQVTLVKQTFDISDSFNQAILNLPEVVECNFVSGSFDYMLKIVLPDMESYHHFHQMKLSILPEVSLINSFFIISEVKSTTVLPI; encoded by the coding sequence ATGATTTTAGACGAAACCGACAGAAAAATATTGCGTCTCCTGCAGGAGGATGCTCACTTGACATTAAAAGACATTTCGAATCGAATAAATCTGTCGTTAACTCCTGTTCATGATCGGGTAAAACGTCTTGAAAAAGAGGGTATTATCGAAAGATATGTTTCTATTTTGAATAAGAAAAAACTCGGAAAAAATCTGACGGTTTATTGTCAAGTTACCTTGGTAAAACAAACTTTTGATATTTCGGATAGTTTCAATCAGGCGATATTGAATTTGCCAGAAGTGGTGGAATGTAATTTTGTATCGGGAAGTTTTGATTATATGCTAAAAATTGTATTACCGGATATGGAAAGTTATCATCATTTTCATCAAATGAAATTATCTATTTTGCCCGAAGTGTCTTTGATAAACAGTTTTTTTATTATCTCCGAAGTAAAGAGTACGACGGTTTTGCCAATTTAA
- the ald gene encoding alanine dehydrogenase, whose product MIIGVPKEIKNNENRVALTPAGVAEMKNNGHSVYVQATAGEGSGFADEEYAAAGAVILPTIEEVYSIAEMIIKVKEPIASEYPLIKKDQLLFTYFHFASSEPLTHAMIERQAICLAYETVEKTDRSLPLLVPMSEVAGRMSIQEGAKYLEKPLKGRGILLGGVPGVPPAKVLVLGGGIVGTQAAKMAAGLGAQVTIMDVSLPRLRQLDDIMPANVMTQMSNNYNIRKAILDTDLIIGAVLIPGAKAPHLITRDMLKLMRPGTVLVDVAVDQGGCIETCTPTTHEDPTFIIDDIVHYCVANMPGAVPYTSTLALTNATLPYAVQLANKGWQKACAENEELKKGLNIANGKILYKGVADAWNLPLNEELVLENTVC is encoded by the coding sequence ATGATAATCGGTGTACCAAAAGAAATTAAGAATAACGAAAATCGTGTTGCTCTAACTCCAGCAGGTGTTGCTGAGATGAAAAATAACGGCCATAGTGTTTATGTTCAAGCAACTGCAGGTGAAGGAAGCGGTTTTGCAGATGAAGAATACGCTGCTGCGGGTGCAGTAATCTTACCTACTATTGAAGAGGTATACAGCATTGCAGAAATGATCATTAAAGTAAAAGAGCCAATCGCTTCAGAATATCCTCTTATTAAAAAAGATCAATTACTTTTCACCTACTTTCACTTTGCCTCATCAGAGCCTTTAACACATGCTATGATTGAGCGTCAAGCAATTTGTTTGGCATACGAAACTGTTGAAAAAACAGACCGTAGCTTACCATTATTAGTTCCAATGTCTGAGGTAGCAGGCCGTATGTCTATTCAAGAAGGTGCAAAATACTTAGAAAAACCATTAAAAGGAAGAGGAATTCTTCTAGGTGGTGTTCCAGGTGTTCCTCCTGCTAAAGTGTTAGTACTTGGTGGTGGAATCGTAGGAACTCAAGCAGCAAAAATGGCTGCTGGTTTAGGTGCTCAAGTTACTATCATGGATGTAAGTTTGCCACGTTTACGTCAGTTAGATGATATTATGCCTGCCAATGTTATGACTCAAATGTCTAACAACTATAACATTAGAAAAGCAATTTTAGATACTGATTTAATTATTGGTGCTGTATTAATCCCAGGAGCAAAAGCACCTCACTTGATTACTCGTGATATGCTAAAATTAATGCGTCCAGGAACTGTCCTTGTTGACGTTGCAGTAGACCAAGGAGGTTGTATCGAAACTTGTACGCCTACAACTCACGAAGACCCAACTTTTATCATTGATGATATAGTGCATTATTGCGTGGCTAACATGCCAGGTGCAGTTCCATATACTTCTACATTGGCACTTACAAACGCTACCCTACCTTATGCTGTGCAATTGGCAAACAAAGGATGGCAAAAAGCGTGTGCTGAAAACGAAGAATTAAAAAAAGGTTTAAACATAGCCAACGGAAAAATCCTTTACAAAGGAGTTGCCGATGCTTGGAACCTTCCTTTAAATGAAGAGTTAGTATTAGAAAACACCGTTTGCTAA
- a CDS encoding DUF6932 family protein, whose amino-acid sequence MDKPEFEPIFPPGFHTIDLNQLDNLFVTNFESNSKRQILVNQLRNFLDELSKLNTNFEIWLDGSFTTLKVEPEDIDILIVYNIDSLNALSDEKKAIVNSLFNRPLTKIRYNIDILLCPDDDVNNRSYWRGWFGYSRSEQPKGIAKFNYGNN is encoded by the coding sequence ATGGACAAACCCGAATTTGAACCAATTTTTCCACCAGGATTTCACACAATTGATCTAAATCAATTAGATAATTTGTTTGTTACAAATTTTGAAAGCAACTCAAAAAGACAAATTCTAGTAAATCAATTAAGGAATTTTTTGGATGAGTTATCTAAATTAAACACTAATTTTGAAATATGGCTTGATGGATCTTTTACAACATTAAAAGTTGAACCTGAAGACATAGATATTTTAATTGTTTACAATATTGATTCATTAAATGCATTGTCTGACGAGAAAAAAGCGATTGTTAATAGCTTATTCAATAGACCACTAACTAAAATAAGATATAATATTGACATTTTACTTTGTCCAGATGATGATGTAAATAATAGAAGTTATTGGCGCGGTTGGTTTGGATATTCGCGAAGTGAACAACCAAAGGGAATAGCAAAATTTAATTATGGCAACAATTAG
- a CDS encoding GNAT family N-acetyltransferase — protein sequence MTDINIYKGEFCISTDKVKLDLDAIHEFLSTRAYWCINIPKDKVQTAIENSFCFGVYQDEKQIGLARIITDFSTIAYLGDVYILEEYRGLGLSKWLMETVMNYPSLQGLRRWILLTGDAHELYRKFGWIDIADPTKWMELHNKNVYSK from the coding sequence ATGACAGACATAAACATATACAAAGGCGAGTTTTGCATTTCAACCGACAAGGTAAAATTAGACCTTGACGCCATTCACGAATTTTTATCAACCAGAGCGTATTGGTGCATAAATATTCCGAAAGACAAGGTGCAAACTGCTATTGAAAATTCATTCTGCTTTGGTGTTTACCAAGACGAAAAACAAATTGGCCTTGCAAGAATCATTACCGATTTTTCAACGATTGCCTATTTGGGCGACGTATATATTTTAGAAGAATACAGAGGATTGGGGCTTTCTAAATGGTTAATGGAAACGGTTATGAACTATCCGAGTCTACAAGGTTTAAGACGTTGGATTTTACTCACAGGAGACGCACACGAGCTATATCGTAAATTTGGGTGGATAGACATTGCAGATCCAACCAAATGGATGGAACTTCATAATAAAAACGTTTATTCAAAATAA
- a CDS encoding DUF134 domain-containing protein translates to MPRPKRNRTIVNPPIMEGFKPFGIAMTDLEPVILLYEEYESLRLSDYEGLTQELSAEQMNVSRPTFTRIYEKARRAIAKAFVEGKAIFIEGGNYHTDDCWYKCEQCLKLNISKEETDTCNYCHSNLLRKLNKKIEPNGRK, encoded by the coding sequence ATGCCAAGACCAAAGCGAAATAGAACTATTGTAAACCCGCCAATAATGGAAGGGTTTAAACCCTTTGGAATTGCTATGACAGATTTGGAACCTGTTATATTGTTGTATGAAGAGTATGAATCATTGCGACTTTCAGATTACGAGGGATTGACACAAGAACTGTCCGCCGAGCAAATGAACGTTTCAAGACCAACTTTTACCAGAATATATGAAAAAGCAAGAAGAGCAATTGCAAAAGCTTTTGTAGAAGGCAAAGCAATATTTATTGAAGGTGGCAATTACCATACAGACGATTGCTGGTACAAGTGCGAACAATGTTTAAAATTGAATATCAGTAAAGAGGAAACTGATACTTGCAATTATTGTCACTCAAATTTATTACGAAAATTAAACAAAAAAATCGAACCAAATGGAAGGAAATGA
- a CDS encoding APC family permease yields MEENKPGEFKRELGLLDGTMLVVGSMIGSGIFIVSADIARQVGSAGWLILIWLISGLITMIAAVSYGELSAMFPNAGGQYVYLKEAYNKLIAFLYGWSFFAVIQTGTIAAVGVGFSKFAAYLYSPLSDENILYELGSFKLNAAQIVSIITIVLLTYINSRGVKNSKIMQTVLTIIKILSLFGLIVFGFVLAAKADIWNANWSNAWSSRAFDTESGSWMPIGGTALLTGISAAMVGSLFSSDAWVGVTFIAGEIKNPKRNVGLSLFLGTLIVTIIYILTNLMYLAVIPFQEIATAKSDRVAVVASQYTFGDMGTIIIALMIMISTFACNNGLIMAGARVYYTMAKDGLFLKKAGEINKAGVPAWALWVQCVWASALCLTGKYGDLLDFVIIIVLIFYILTIYGIFILRKKMPDVERPYKAFGYPFLPLVYIIVAIAICVGLLLTKFSTCGWGVLIMLTGIPVYYLSKPKEE; encoded by the coding sequence ATGGAAGAAAACAAACCAGGAGAATTTAAAAGAGAACTCGGATTACTAGACGGTACTATGCTTGTTGTAGGGTCAATGATTGGTTCAGGAATATTTATTGTAAGTGCTGATATTGCTCGACAGGTTGGGTCAGCAGGTTGGCTTATTTTAATATGGTTGATTTCAGGATTGATAACTATGATTGCCGCAGTAAGTTATGGGGAATTGAGTGCTATGTTTCCAAATGCAGGTGGACAATATGTTTATTTAAAAGAAGCCTATAATAAACTAATTGCCTTTTTATACGGTTGGAGTTTCTTTGCCGTAATTCAAACTGGGACAATTGCAGCTGTTGGTGTTGGATTTTCTAAGTTTGCCGCCTATTTGTATTCCCCTTTGAGTGATGAAAATATATTATATGAATTGGGTTCGTTTAAATTGAATGCCGCCCAAATTGTTTCTATAATAACTATAGTGTTGTTGACCTACATCAATAGTCGCGGGGTGAAGAATAGTAAAATTATGCAAACGGTTTTGACTATAATTAAAATTTTATCACTTTTTGGATTGATCGTTTTTGGGTTTGTTTTGGCAGCGAAAGCTGATATTTGGAATGCTAACTGGTCTAATGCCTGGAGTTCAAGAGCTTTTGATACTGAAAGTGGTTCTTGGATGCCCATAGGCGGAACTGCTTTATTAACAGGGATTTCTGCAGCAATGGTGGGCTCTTTATTTTCAAGTGATGCTTGGGTTGGAGTAACTTTTATAGCTGGAGAAATTAAAAATCCAAAACGTAATGTTGGGTTGAGTCTTTTTCTAGGAACATTAATTGTGACCATAATTTATATCTTAACAAACTTGATGTATTTGGCTGTTATTCCTTTTCAAGAAATTGCCACCGCAAAGTCAGATCGTGTTGCAGTTGTAGCTTCGCAATATACTTTTGGTGATATGGGAACGATTATCATTGCATTGATGATTATGATATCGACTTTTGCCTGTAACAATGGCTTGATTATGGCAGGAGCGAGAGTGTATTATACGATGGCAAAAGACGGACTCTTTTTGAAGAAAGCGGGTGAGATTAACAAAGCGGGTGTGCCAGCATGGGCTTTGTGGGTTCAATGTGTTTGGGCTTCGGCTTTGTGTTTGACAGGAAAGTACGGTGATTTGTTAGATTTTGTGATCATCATCGTTTTAATTTTTTACATCCTTACTATTTATGGAATTTTTATTCTTAGAAAGAAAATGCCGGATGTAGAAAGACCTTACAAAGCTTTTGGTTATCCCTTTTTACCTCTTGTTTATATTATTGTAGCCATTGCCATTTGTGTTGGATTATTGCTTACCAAGTTTTCAACTTGCGGTTGGGGAGTATTGATAATGCTAACTGGGATTCCTGTTTATTATCTATCAAAACCTAAGGAAGAGTAA